In one window of Corynebacterium mycetoides DNA:
- a CDS encoding deoxyguanosinetriphosphate triphosphohydrolase, which translates to MYPYADADAERRAPEGPKGAQLAPDADNRDAFSRDRARVMHSAALRRLADKTQVVGPHDGDTPRTRLTHSLEVAQIARGIGLGLGLNPDLCDMAGLTHDIGHPPYGHNGEVALNELAKECGGFEGNAQTLRILTRLEPKILHGGASFGLNLTRAALDAACKYPCTRTNPDGTINRKYGAYDEDAHILTWLREGHTDNNPPMEAQVMDCSDDIAYSVHDVEDGIVSGRVDLNVLWDLVELAALAAKGAKAFGGTADELIDAAARLRSLPIVSAAADFDFSLSGYVTLKKMTSELVGRYVGAVITATEAANDGPIGRMHGSLVIPPEAEAEVRLLKTVAVLYVMDMPAHIARQDRQRNRIVRVYDYLSAGAPGSLDTMFAAWWHEANTDAERERVIIDQIASMTESRLERTAKKTASFEGYL; encoded by the coding sequence GTGTACCCCTACGCTGATGCCGACGCAGAGCGCCGCGCCCCAGAAGGCCCGAAGGGCGCCCAGCTCGCCCCGGACGCCGACAACCGCGACGCGTTCTCCCGCGACCGCGCCCGCGTGATGCACTCGGCCGCCCTGCGCCGCCTCGCCGACAAGACTCAGGTGGTCGGCCCCCACGACGGCGACACTCCGCGCACCCGCCTGACGCACTCGCTCGAGGTCGCCCAGATCGCCCGCGGCATCGGCTTGGGCCTCGGCCTCAACCCGGACCTGTGCGACATGGCGGGCCTGACCCACGACATCGGCCACCCGCCCTACGGCCACAACGGCGAGGTCGCCCTCAACGAGCTCGCCAAGGAATGCGGTGGCTTCGAAGGAAACGCGCAAACACTACGGATCCTCACCCGCCTGGAGCCGAAGATTCTTCACGGCGGAGCATCATTCGGCCTCAACCTCACACGCGCTGCGCTCGATGCCGCGTGCAAATACCCGTGCACCCGCACCAACCCGGACGGGACCATCAACCGGAAATACGGGGCGTACGACGAGGACGCGCACATTCTCACCTGGCTGCGCGAAGGCCACACCGACAACAACCCGCCCATGGAGGCGCAGGTGATGGACTGCTCCGATGACATCGCCTACAGCGTCCACGACGTCGAGGACGGAATCGTATCCGGCCGCGTCGATCTGAATGTGCTGTGGGATCTCGTCGAGCTCGCCGCGCTCGCGGCCAAAGGCGCGAAAGCTTTCGGCGGCACAGCAGACGAGCTTATCGACGCCGCCGCCCGCCTCCGTTCCCTCCCCATCGTCTCCGCCGCCGCCGATTTCGACTTCTCGCTTTCCGGCTACGTCACCCTGAAGAAGATGACCTCTGAGCTGGTCGGCCGCTATGTCGGCGCCGTGATCACCGCGACGGAGGCCGCCAACGACGGCCCCATCGGCCGCATGCACGGCTCACTCGTCATCCCGCCCGAAGCCGAAGCCGAGGTCCGCCTGCTCAAGACCGTTGCTGTCCTCTACGTGATGGACATGCCCGCCCACATCGCCCGCCAAGACCGGCAGCGCAACCGCATCGTGCGCGTCTACGACTACCTGTCCGCCGGCGCGCCGGGGTCGCTGGACACCATGTTCGCCGCGTGGTGGCACGAGGCCAATACGGACGCCGAGCGCGAGCGCGTGATCATCGACCAGATCGCGTCCATGACCGAGTCCCGCCTCGAGCGCACCGCGAAGAAGACCGCATCTTTCGAGGGCTACCTCTAG
- a CDS encoding TPM domain-containing protein → MKLRYFRIVLAAPLLAAGVGCAAAPVALAAATHIDAQAPATSLQPGRLTSVVTDEAGVLSPGEVSQIESAAQQVAAEKQKTVRVVYLDSFGAMSAQDWAQAAVNANGSNTAIVAISPAERAFAVDAGDMWTQGEVDAMYNAAYSRLTQDDWSGAALAAVDAAATGGASGTGGTGDASGAGWVAGGLGVAALAGGGIWAAQRRSTNKSRERQLADARQLDPTDTDSLGRLPTPALEELARDALVHADESIRQGKEELELATAEFGADRVRPFTSAMNTASTTLQRAFSTHQKLYDAIPETEPEKRAMLIDIISSAGTANEALRARSAEFNEMRGTLMRADEEIDKVVQRTIDLRARLAPAQETLEGLRARYSGEMLASISPNVEVAQDSLDEAERLLGEARAVSKQPAGRQGALVDLLASASHAVEVSDTNLAAIEHAETNIRDAKANLPALTSEIEDELREIAELKQARQIGADIDVAALDTITEEARQALAGMGNRAETDPLSLYTDLTDLDSRIDAHIDRARGAASDQNRQLQVLKQQLQVAVTQLQTAEDLINSRGRIISSHARTLLAEAKRQYAESRNRATSDTRGAIDFARAATETARRAIAAANDDIQRYQQRRNQQMAGSIGGNMANAIIWGSILSGGFGGGNNGGFGGGFGGGGGFSGGGPVGRGGMF, encoded by the coding sequence ATGAAACTGCGCTACTTCCGCATTGTGCTCGCCGCTCCCCTTCTCGCCGCCGGTGTCGGCTGTGCCGCCGCTCCGGTGGCACTGGCCGCTGCCACTCATATCGACGCCCAGGCGCCGGCCACCAGCCTGCAGCCCGGGCGGCTCACCTCCGTGGTAACGGACGAGGCCGGGGTCCTCTCCCCCGGCGAGGTCAGCCAGATCGAGTCCGCCGCGCAGCAGGTGGCGGCCGAGAAGCAGAAGACGGTGCGCGTGGTGTACCTCGACTCCTTCGGCGCGATGTCGGCGCAGGACTGGGCGCAGGCGGCGGTGAACGCCAATGGGTCGAATACAGCGATTGTAGCGATCTCGCCGGCCGAACGCGCGTTCGCGGTCGACGCCGGCGACATGTGGACCCAGGGCGAGGTGGACGCGATGTACAACGCCGCCTACTCGCGCCTGACGCAGGACGACTGGTCGGGTGCGGCGCTCGCAGCGGTCGACGCGGCGGCGACGGGCGGCGCTAGTGGGACCGGCGGCACCGGTGACGCGAGCGGCGCCGGTTGGGTCGCGGGCGGCCTGGGCGTCGCGGCGCTGGCAGGCGGCGGGATCTGGGCGGCGCAGAGGCGCAGCACGAATAAGTCGCGCGAGCGGCAGTTGGCCGACGCGCGCCAGCTCGACCCCACGGACACTGACTCGCTCGGCCGCCTGCCCACGCCGGCGCTCGAGGAACTCGCCCGCGACGCCCTCGTCCACGCCGACGAGTCCATCCGCCAGGGCAAGGAGGAGCTCGAGCTGGCGACGGCCGAGTTCGGCGCGGACCGCGTGCGCCCCTTCACCTCCGCGATGAACACCGCGAGCACGACGTTGCAGCGCGCGTTTTCCACCCATCAGAAGCTTTACGACGCCATCCCGGAAACAGAGCCGGAAAAGCGCGCGATGCTGATTGACATCATTTCGTCGGCGGGCACGGCGAACGAGGCGCTGCGGGCGCGCTCGGCGGAGTTCAACGAGATGCGCGGCACCCTCATGCGCGCCGACGAGGAGATTGACAAGGTCGTGCAGCGCACCATCGACCTGCGCGCGCGGCTGGCGCCGGCGCAGGAGACGCTGGAGGGGTTGCGGGCGCGGTACTCGGGGGAGATGTTGGCGTCGATTAGCCCGAACGTCGAGGTGGCGCAGGACTCGCTGGATGAGGCCGAGAGGCTGCTCGGCGAGGCCCGCGCGGTGTCGAAGCAGCCCGCCGGGCGCCAGGGCGCGCTCGTGGACCTGCTCGCCTCGGCGTCGCACGCGGTGGAGGTGTCCGACACCAACCTCGCCGCCATCGAGCACGCCGAGACCAACATCCGCGACGCCAAGGCCAACCTGCCGGCGCTGACGAGTGAGATTGAGGATGAGCTGCGCGAGATCGCGGAGCTCAAGCAGGCCCGCCAGATCGGGGCGGACATCGACGTCGCCGCGCTGGACACCATTACCGAAGAGGCCCGGCAGGCGCTGGCGGGCATGGGCAACCGGGCGGAGACGGACCCGCTGTCGCTCTACACCGACCTGACCGATTTGGACTCGCGGATCGACGCTCACATCGACCGCGCGCGCGGCGCCGCCTCCGACCAGAACCGCCAGCTGCAGGTGCTCAAGCAGCAGCTGCAGGTGGCCGTGACCCAGCTGCAGACCGCAGAGGACCTGATCAACTCGCGCGGGCGGATCATCAGCTCGCACGCGCGCACCCTGCTCGCCGAGGCGAAGCGCCAGTACGCGGAGTCGCGCAACCGGGCGACCTCGGACACACGGGGGGCGATCGACTTCGCGCGCGCCGCCACCGAGACCGCGCGGCGGGCGATCGCCGCCGCCAATGACGACATCCAGCGCTACCAGCAGCGGCGCAACCAGCAGATGGCCGGAAGCATCGGCGGCAACATGGCCAACGCCATTATCTGGGGCTCGATTCTGTCCGGCGGCTTCGGCGGCGGGAACAACGGCGGGTTCGGGGGCGGCTTCGGCGGTGGCGGCGGGTTCTCCGGCGGCGGCCCTGTCGGCCGCGGCGGGATGTTCTAG
- a CDS encoding glycine--tRNA ligase: MASSNIDTVVNLCKRRGLVYPAGEIYGGTRSAWDYGPLGVELKENLKRQWWRHMVQSRKDTVGVDTSIILPRQVWVASGHLEVFTDPLVESLYTHKRYRADHLLEAYEEKHGHPPANGLADINDPETGQPGNWTEPRAFSGLMKTYLGPVDDEEGLHYLRPETAQGIFVNFKNVMTSARMKPPFGIANMGKSFRNEITPGNFIFRTREFEQMEMEFFVKPGEDEQWHQYWIDNRLQWYIDLGIDPENLRLYEHPKEKLSHYSKRTVDVEYAFNFAGSKWGELEGVANRTDYDLKTHAEASGEDLSYFEQDSGERWIPYCIEPAAGLGRAMMAFLIDAYHEDEAPNSKGGVDTRVVLKLDRRLAPVKVAVLPLSKKPELSGPAEELAQQLRQHWNVDYDTSGAIGRRYRRQDEIGTPFCVTFDFDSLEDNAVTVRERDTMEQERVSLDELESYLAARLIGC; encoded by the coding sequence ATGGCCTCCAGCAACATTGATACCGTCGTAAATCTCTGCAAGCGCCGCGGCTTGGTGTACCCGGCGGGTGAGATTTACGGCGGTACCCGCTCCGCGTGGGACTACGGCCCGCTCGGCGTGGAGTTGAAGGAGAATCTGAAGCGTCAGTGGTGGCGCCACATGGTTCAGTCCCGCAAGGACACCGTGGGCGTGGACACCTCCATCATCCTGCCGCGTCAGGTGTGGGTGGCTTCGGGCCACCTCGAGGTCTTCACGGACCCTCTGGTGGAATCACTCTACACCCATAAGCGCTACCGCGCCGACCACCTGTTGGAGGCCTACGAGGAAAAGCACGGCCACCCGCCGGCCAACGGCCTGGCGGACATCAACGACCCGGAGACGGGCCAGCCCGGCAACTGGACCGAGCCGCGCGCGTTCTCGGGCCTGATGAAGACCTACCTCGGCCCCGTCGACGACGAGGAAGGCCTGCACTACCTGCGCCCGGAGACGGCGCAGGGCATCTTCGTCAACTTCAAGAATGTGATGACGTCGGCGCGCATGAAGCCGCCGTTCGGCATCGCCAACATGGGCAAGTCCTTCCGCAACGAGATCACCCCGGGCAACTTCATCTTCCGCACCCGCGAGTTCGAGCAGATGGAAATGGAGTTCTTTGTCAAGCCGGGCGAGGACGAGCAGTGGCACCAGTACTGGATTGACAACCGCCTGCAGTGGTACATCGACCTGGGCATCGACCCGGAGAACCTGCGCCTGTACGAGCACCCGAAGGAGAAGCTGTCCCACTACTCCAAGCGCACGGTGGACGTGGAGTACGCGTTCAACTTCGCCGGCTCCAAGTGGGGCGAGCTCGAGGGCGTGGCCAACCGCACGGACTACGACCTGAAGACGCACGCCGAGGCCTCCGGCGAGGACCTGAGCTACTTCGAGCAGGACTCGGGCGAGCGCTGGATCCCGTACTGCATCGAGCCCGCCGCCGGCCTGGGCCGCGCGATGATGGCCTTCCTGATTGACGCCTACCACGAGGACGAGGCCCCCAACTCCAAGGGCGGTGTGGACACCCGCGTCGTGCTCAAGCTGGATCGCCGCCTGGCCCCGGTGAAGGTCGCGGTGCTGCCGCTGTCCAAGAAGCCCGAGCTCTCCGGCCCGGCCGAGGAGCTGGCCCAGCAGCTGCGCCAGCACTGGAACGTGGACTACGACACCTCCGGCGCCATCGGCCGCCGCTACCGCCGCCAGGACGAGATTGGCACCCCGTTCTGCGTCACCTTCGACTTCGACTCGTTGGAGGACAACGCTGTGACGGTGCGCGAGCGCGACACGATGGAGCAGGAGCGCGTCAGCCTCGACGAGCTCGAGTCCTACCTGGCCGCACGCCTGATTGGATGCTAG
- a CDS encoding ArsR/SmtB family transcription factor, which produces MQPGDVERTAELVSALDSPLRLQILLLLNDSPHVVHQIVGKLDKSQPLVSQHLRVLKRCALVDATRSGREVVYALAQPEVIDVIHELADISATAAESAEAAGSTEDELDELAFRRRGRNERNSGSGAAAIIDPPADVRPDQDPGLTPKTPGPVRE; this is translated from the coding sequence ATGCAACCGGGCGATGTTGAACGCACAGCCGAGCTCGTGAGCGCGCTCGATTCTCCCCTGCGCCTGCAGATACTCCTGCTGCTCAATGACAGCCCCCACGTGGTGCACCAGATCGTGGGCAAACTGGATAAGTCCCAGCCGCTGGTGAGCCAGCACTTGCGGGTGCTGAAGCGGTGCGCTCTCGTCGACGCCACCCGCTCCGGCCGCGAGGTTGTCTACGCCCTCGCCCAGCCCGAGGTCATCGACGTGATCCACGAGCTCGCGGACATCTCCGCGACGGCCGCCGAGTCCGCCGAGGCCGCCGGTTCCACCGAGGATGAGCTCGATGAGCTCGCTTTTCGACGCCGAGGCCGCAACGAGCGGAACTCCGGTTCGGGCGCCGCCGCAATCATCGATCCCCCCGCCGACGTGCGCCCCGATCAGGACCCCGGCCTGACCCCAAAGACGCCCGGTCCCGTTCGCGAATAA
- a CDS encoding Fur family transcriptional regulator has protein sequence MATYSSTPKLGVRNTWQRTAVVDALRDIDKFVSARQIHEELERRGEKVGLTTVYRTLQSLADVEAVDVLQNKDGESLYRHCLTDHHHHHLVCTVCGRSEEIEGGPVEKWAQLVAQRYGYQLVGHDAEVFGVCRGCQAAR, from the coding sequence ATGGCTACCTACTCGTCCACCCCGAAACTCGGGGTGCGCAACACATGGCAGCGCACGGCCGTCGTCGATGCGCTGCGTGACATAGACAAGTTCGTCTCCGCCCGGCAGATCCACGAGGAGCTCGAGCGCCGCGGTGAGAAGGTCGGCCTGACCACGGTGTACCGCACCCTGCAATCGCTGGCCGACGTCGAGGCCGTGGACGTCCTGCAGAACAAGGACGGCGAGTCCCTCTACCGCCACTGCCTGACCGACCATCACCACCACCACCTCGTGTGCACCGTCTGCGGGCGCAGCGAGGAAATCGAGGGCGGGCCCGTGGAGAAGTGGGCGCAGCTGGTGGCGCAGCGCTACGGCTACCAGCTCGTCGGCCACGACGCCGAAGTGTTCGGCGTCTGCCGCGGCTGCCAGGCCGCGCGGTAG
- a CDS encoding isoprenyl transferase, with protein MSRPDIAPEFIPRHIAVVMDGNGRWAQQRGLRRTEGHKRGEAVLMDCVDACIELGTVEWLSAYAFSTENWRRSADEVRFLMGFSRDVLRNRRDELHAKNVRILWAGRRPRLWRSVIRELEAAEELTRDNTGLTLVMCVNYGGRAEILDAVRALVDASANGQVRAKDITEDNFPEWLYQPEMPDVDLFLRPSGEQRTSNFLVWQSAYAEMVYQQKLWPDFTQDDLFDAVLEYAKRDRRFGGAVEHNA; from the coding sequence ATGAGCAGACCCGACATCGCGCCCGAGTTCATTCCCCGTCACATTGCCGTGGTCATGGACGGCAACGGCCGCTGGGCGCAGCAGCGCGGATTGAGGCGCACGGAGGGGCATAAGCGCGGCGAGGCGGTGCTCATGGACTGCGTCGACGCCTGCATCGAGCTGGGCACTGTCGAGTGGCTGTCGGCGTACGCGTTTTCCACGGAGAACTGGCGGCGCAGCGCCGACGAGGTGCGTTTCCTCATGGGCTTTTCCCGCGACGTCCTGCGCAACCGCCGCGACGAGCTGCACGCCAAAAACGTGCGCATCCTCTGGGCCGGCCGACGCCCGCGGCTGTGGCGCAGCGTGATCCGCGAGCTCGAGGCGGCCGAGGAGCTCACCCGCGACAACACGGGGTTGACCCTGGTGATGTGCGTCAACTACGGCGGCCGCGCGGAGATCCTCGACGCGGTGCGCGCGCTTGTCGACGCCTCGGCGAACGGCCAGGTCCGCGCGAAAGACATCACGGAGGACAACTTCCCGGAGTGGCTCTACCAGCCCGAGATGCCGGACGTGGACCTGTTTCTGCGCCCGTCGGGGGAGCAGCGCACGTCGAATTTCCTGGTGTGGCAGTCGGCGTACGCGGAGATGGTGTACCAGCAGAAGCTGTGGCCCGACTTCACCCAGGACGACCTGTTTGACGCGGTGCTGGAGTACGCCAAGCGCGACCGCCGCTTCGGCGGCGCGGTCGAGCACAACGCCTAA
- the recO gene encoding DNA repair protein RecO, with translation MASKTGSRKPSYRDRAFVVRTYDFAEADRVVVLLTRAHGLVRAVAKGVRKSRSRFGSRIQPFVDLDVQLYPGRNLATITAADTVAYYAGRIIEDFDRYTAGCAILETAEKLSYSDANEGAELFDATADALHALGQSGQHPTLVLDAFILRATEYAGWGLSLFDCASCQAPGPHKAFNAAAGGAVCNNCRPPGSVSVDPETLHVMWLIQHGHPASTEMVDHVHRLTSAHLQWHVESAVKSLRIMEQA, from the coding sequence TTGGCTTCTAAAACAGGCTCCCGCAAGCCGAGCTACCGCGACCGCGCGTTCGTCGTGCGCACCTACGACTTCGCCGAGGCCGACCGCGTCGTCGTGCTGCTGACGCGCGCCCACGGCCTGGTCCGCGCGGTGGCCAAGGGCGTGCGCAAGTCCCGCTCCCGCTTCGGCTCGCGCATCCAGCCGTTCGTGGACCTCGACGTCCAGCTCTACCCGGGCCGCAACCTGGCCACGATCACGGCCGCGGACACGGTGGCCTACTACGCGGGCCGCATCATCGAGGACTTCGACCGCTACACCGCCGGCTGCGCGATTCTGGAGACCGCGGAGAAGCTGAGCTATTCGGATGCCAACGAGGGGGCCGAGCTTTTCGACGCCACCGCCGACGCCCTCCACGCCCTCGGCCAGTCCGGCCAGCACCCGACGCTGGTCCTCGACGCCTTTATCCTGCGCGCCACCGAGTACGCCGGATGGGGGCTGAGCCTCTTCGATTGCGCGAGCTGCCAGGCCCCGGGGCCGCACAAGGCGTTCAACGCCGCGGCGGGCGGGGCGGTGTGCAACAACTGCCGCCCGCCGGGCTCGGTAAGCGTGGACCCGGAGACCCTGCACGTGATGTGGCTCATCCAGCACGGCCACCCGGCGAGCACGGAGATGGTGGATCACGTCCACCGGCTCACCTCCGCCCACCTGCAGTGGCACGTGGAGTCGGCCGTGAAGAGCCTGCGGATCATGGAGCAGGCATAA